CCGGTAACCAGACCCCCGCGTCTTTCGCGTTCCCTTTCATCCGTGCAGGCTGTTCTGGTCTTCGGGGCGGGTCCTCCAGTCGGCCCTCCTTTCCGGTAACCGGGTCCCCGAGGCGCTGGTCCTTTCTCCAGTCCTTGCCGAATCCTGCCCCCGCCGAGAGCGCCGGCTGGGCGGGGGGGTGCCGTCATTCCCGAGCAATATAGGGGGCCTTTCAACCCGTGGGTATGACGCAGGTCACAAATGGTATAGCCTGGGGTAGATGCCCCGTATAGCGCATAGGGCAAATAGATAAATAGTAACAATACAAACACGCATAACGGCAGAGTGTGTTCATGTGGGAACGAAGTATACGGCTAATGCGTGTGGTGAAATGACCCGCATCTTCGAGCATCGCGGAAGGAGAGACCTGCGACCCTTACCGATGGTACGCTTCAGGCTCGGGAGGCGCATCGTGGAGAAAGAACGGGGACCCGTTCAGGCGACCCCTCCCTTGCCCATCCTGTATCTCGTGGGAGCCGGGTATGTGGGCTGCCGGGCCGCAGTCCTCTGGCGAGCCCGGGGCGGGAGGGTGAGGGCCCTCGTGCGGTCCGCGTCCGCCCTTGTCCGGGCGAGCCGCGCCGGGGCGGAAGTCGTCGCCGGGGACCTGGACCAGCCGTCCTCCCTGACCGGGTTGGACGGGCGCGGAACCGTGGTTCTGTACACCGTCCCTCCCCCCAAGCAGGGAACGGACGATCCGAGGATCCGGGCCTTTCTGGCGGCCCTGGAAACCCGCTTTCCAAGCCGCCTGGTCTACCTCAGCACCACGGGCGTATACGGAGACTGCTCCGGGGACTGGGTCACCGAAATGCGGCCTGCCCGTCCCCGGACGGAGCGGGCGCGGAGGCGGTGGAGCGCGGAACAAGCGCTCCGGAGCTGGTCCGAGTTCTCCGGTGTTCCCGTCACGGTCTTGAGGGTGGCCGGAATCTACGGCCCGGGTCGCCTGCCCCTGGAGCGCATCCGAAGGGGCCTGCCGGTCCTTCGGGAAGCCGAGAGCCCGTTTTCGAACCGGATTCACGTGGACGACCTGGCCCGCGCGTGTCTGGCCGCGGCCTCCGGGGACGGCCCGGGCGGCGTGTACAACGCGAGCGACGGCCGTCCCGGGACCCTGACCGGCTTCCTTCGCGCCGTCGCGGACCGGTACGGCCTCCCCCCGCCCCCCGAAGTCTCCCGAAAGGACGCCGGAGCCGCACTTACCCCGGAACTCCTTTCCTTCCTCGAGGAATCCCGACGGATCGATGCCTCGAAATTGCGCCGGGATCTCCTTCCTGACCTTCTCTACCCGGATCTGGAGGCGGGTTTGGCCGCGTGCCTGGCCGAGGAGCGAAGGGAGGAAGCGCCGTGAAGGTCCAGCTCCGGACCGACAACCTCATGACGCGGGCCTGGCTGGCGCCCGTCGTCGAAGCGGCGGGCGCGCGGCTCCTGAGGCCATCGGATCCTCCGGAGGCGGACCTGCTCGTGGTGGACCTCACGTCCCTTGGCGCCGTGGAGGCCATCGCCCGGAACCGGACCAGCCGCTCGGGCCTGTTCATTCTGGCCTTCGGTCCCCACACGGACAGGGAGATTCTCCGGGCGGCCCGGGAGGCGGGGGCCGACGAAGTCGTGGCGCGGGGGGCCGTCGCCGCCCGGATCGAGAAGCGGCTTCAGGTTCTTGGAGAACCCCGCTGAGCGGCTGACCCAGGGGCCCATGGGACCCGGAATCGGCCTTATTGGAGGTAGCGAGATGGCACGGACCTTCGTTCAAGTGGACGCGTTCACGGACCGCCCCTTCCGGGGAAACCCGGCGGCCGTCTTCCTTCTGGACGGACCGGCCGACCCGCTGTGGATGCAGCTCGTGGCCCGGGAGATGAACCTCTCCGAGACGGCCTTCCTCCATCCCCGGCGCGGCGGGTTCGACCTGCGCTGGTTCACCCCCGCCGTGGAAGTGGACCTCTGCGGCCACGCCACCCTCGCGTCGGCCCACGCCCTTTGGACCGAAGGCCACGCCGATCCGGCGACGCCTCTCCGGTTTTTCACCCGGAGCGGCGAGCTGGGGGCGGAGCGGGAGGGCGACTGGATCACCCTCGACTTTCCCGCAACGGGTCCCGCTCCTTGCCCTCCCCCGGAAGGCCTGCTGGAGGCTCTGGGCGCCCAGGCCCGCTACGTGGGCAAGACCCGCTTCGACTACCTCGTGGAGCTGGCCGCCGAGGGGCTGGTGCGGGACCTCAAGCCCGACGGCCACCGCCTCAAGGCCCTCGGCGTGCGGGGGGTCATCGTCACGGCGAAGGGGGGAGAGCCCTACGACTTCGTCTCCCGCTTTTTCGCCCCGGGGGCGGGCATCGAGGAAGACCCCGTCACGGGCTCCGCCCATTGCGCCCTGGGCCCCTACTGGCAGGGGAAGACCGGGCGGGCGGACTTCCTGGCGTACCAGGCCTCGGCCCGGGGAGGCGA
This portion of the Acidobacteriota bacterium genome encodes:
- a CDS encoding SDR family oxidoreductase; the protein is MEKERGPVQATPPLPILYLVGAGYVGCRAAVLWRARGGRVRALVRSASALVRASRAGAEVVAGDLDQPSSLTGLDGRGTVVLYTVPPPKQGTDDPRIRAFLAALETRFPSRLVYLSTTGVYGDCSGDWVTEMRPARPRTERARRRWSAEQALRSWSEFSGVPVTVLRVAGIYGPGRLPLERIRRGLPVLREAESPFSNRIHVDDLARACLAAASGDGPGGVYNASDGRPGTLTGFLRAVADRYGLPPPPEVSRKDAGAALTPELLSFLEESRRIDASKLRRDLLPDLLYPDLEAGLAACLAEERREEAP
- a CDS encoding DNA-binding response regulator; amino-acid sequence: MKVQLRTDNLMTRAWLAPVVEAAGARLLRPSDPPEADLLVVDLTSLGAVEAIARNRTSRSGLFILAFGPHTDREILRAAREAGADEVVARGAVAARIEKRLQVLGEPR
- a CDS encoding PhzF family phenazine biosynthesis protein; this translates as MARTFVQVDAFTDRPFRGNPAAVFLLDGPADPLWMQLVAREMNLSETAFLHPRRGGFDLRWFTPAVEVDLCGHATLASAHALWTEGHADPATPLRFFTRSGELGAEREGDWITLDFPATGPAPCPPPEGLLEALGAQARYVGKTRFDYLVELAAEGLVRDLKPDGHRLKALGVRGVIVTAKGGEPYDFVSRFFAPGAGIEEDPVTGSAHCALGPYWQGKTGRADFLAYQASARGGEVRVRVRGDRVLLSGRAVTVVRGELL